The following proteins are co-located in the Acanthochromis polyacanthus isolate Apoly-LR-REF ecotype Palm Island chromosome 7, KAUST_Apoly_ChrSc, whole genome shotgun sequence genome:
- the ercc6l2 gene encoding DNA excision repair protein ERCC-6-like 2 isoform X3: protein MASTSTAEKATWREGDRCLAPNPRDGTLREATIQRLTSTCQHNDTARVIFTDHNKDEEEKDEETIPVLKLRRPALNDFTQEKPVFPSTVTDPRLCVPLQLSDADEDRVPYTINRYLRDYQREGIRFIYNNYARSRGCILGDDMGLGKTVQVIGFLAAVLHKTGTWEDVKNNRPQFLLSQMPSKQNNPRKMFLIVAPLSVLYNWKDELDTWGHFLCVVVHGLRKEEELTRIRKGRVEIALTTYETLRLCLDQFNKIDWSAVVVDEAHKIKNPNSQITQAMKELRCKIRIGLTGTILQNNLEELWCVMDWAAPGCLGNLGHFKNKFSDPIEQGQKHSATKRALATGRKTVKALVRKISHLFFRRTKALIKEQLPKKDDRVVYCSLTDFQQTVYQAVLDTEDVKLLLRSSEKCHCQSGRTRRGCCYKANSAGVQMKQLYFSYLAILRKVANHTALLQSTAGTSKKQEKYVSAVCAKVFQKFPDFVQRCRNEAFEALSDPMYSGKMKVLQKLLRHYLKKRDKVLIFSLSTKLLDVLESYCMAEGLDFSRLDGSTKSKQRVQIVKDFNSSTHINLCLVSTMAGGLGLNFVGANVVVLFDPTWNPANDLQAIDRAYRIGQCRDVTVLRLISLGTVEEVIYLRQIYKQQLQSSVVGKESARRYFEAVQGHDVHKGELFGLKNLFRLQTQGTCLTRQILEREGQVEAGVMTTSTDRGKEKEEETKGVGEPGGSSTTICPLINDEPTKENGSALVVPTGVLDFSSGTEEDEDMEGLKKKASKTSAEDGNRSENASDGPGRMSLLQHGFSRLLERVKQKPELADGDSSSGAEGSSLEENAEDQKREDTSNGICKGSNTGDGPVSLPKPGATTFDTSSGSDRKPLKEGDSAVRMKQGLNRWINEKNSIDEESDENSSPDKKKANNVKTTIPKTHCFEGYSDESEDLDLEAKMCSKKDASNSHDREREKQRGKLDRSKKKQSASVRDKARLKYSDNIETFTSSEDENTTPQKEKSRAELRKHGQRAATESREGKTVSFTNLKSHQSPVTKDKHVTIDSVLGGVQEVAYTHSNQRVVGGSKAEELISRAAVRDVFERKMYSQLPANELLGTQESLSESVPDSQPCPATVRQQKPHVDHPVTFTTKSVHHTGNTTFIIGETPKAIRR, encoded by the exons ATGGCTTCAACCTCTACAGCTGAAAAAG CAACATGGCGTGAAGGTGATAGATGTCTGGCTCCAAACCCAAGAGATGGCACCCTGAGAGAAGCCACTATCCAGAGACTGACCTCCACCTGTCAACATAATGATACAGCCCGGGTGATATTCACTGATCATAATAAagatgaggaagaaaaagacGAAGAAACCATACCTGTTTTAAAACTTAGGAGACCAGCTTTGAATGATTTCACCCAGGAGAAACCTGTGTTTCCTAGCACTGTCACAGACCCCAGGCTGTGCGTCCCGCTACAGCTGAGTGATGCTGATGAGGATCGAGTTCCCTACACTATCAACAGATACTTGAGGGATTACCAGAGGGAAGGTATCAGGTTCATTTACAACAACTACGCTCGTTCCAGAGGCTGTATACTAGGCGATGACATGGGACTGGGTAAAACTGTGCAG GTCATTGGTTTTCTTGCTGCCGTGTTGCACAAAACAGGCACATGGGAGGACGTCAAGAACAACAGGCCCCAGTTTCTGCTGAGTCAGATGCCCTCCAAGCAAAATAATCCTCGCAAA ATGTTTCTCATTGTGGCCCCACTGTCAGTGCTTTATAACTGGAAAGATGAACTGGACACATGGGGTCACTTTCTATGTGTGGTGGTCCACGGgctgaggaaagaggaggagctGACTCGGATCAGGAAAGGACGAGTAGAGATTGCTCTCACCACCTACGAGACTCTTCGCCTCTGTCTGGATCAGTTTAATAA AATAGACTGGTCTGCTGTGGTTGTGGATGAGGCCCACAAGATAAAAAATCCAAACTCACAGATCACTCAAGCCATGAAGGAGCTGAGATGTAAG ATCAGAATTGGTCTGACTGGAACCATCTTACAGAACAACCTTGAGGAGTTGTGGTGTGTTATGGATTG GGCTGCACCAGGTTGTCTTGGAAACTTGGGGCATTTCAAGAACAAGTTTTCAGATCCCATTGAGCAAGGGCAGAAGCATAGTGCAACCAAACGTGCCTTAGCTACAGGAAGGAAAACTGTCAAAGCCCTGGTGAGGAAGATTTCTCATTTGTTCTTCAGAAGGACTAAAGCTCTCATCAAAGAACAACTGCCCAAGAAGGATGACCGG GTGGTGTATTGCTCTCTGACAGACTTTCAGCAGACTGTGTATCAGGCAGTGCTGGACACCGAAGATGTGAAGTTACTGCTGAGGTCCTCAGAGAAATGCCATTGTCAAAGTGGACGCACTCGCAGGGGCTGCTGCTATAAG GCAAATTCTGCAGGTGTTCAAATGAAGCAGCTGTACTTTAGTTACCTCGCCATATTAAGGAAGGTCGCCAACCACACAGCTCTGCTTCAGTCTACTGCAGGCACAAGCAAGAAACAG GAGAAGTATGTGAGTGCCGTTTGTGCAAAGGTGTTCCAGAAGTTTCCAGACTTTGTTCAGAGATGCAGAAATGAAGCATTTGAAGCCCTGTCAGACCCAATGTACAGTGGAAAAATGAAG GTTTTGCAAAAGCTGCTCAGACATTATCTAAAAAAGAGAGATAAAGTcctcattttttctctctcgaCCAAG CTGCTGGATGTGCTGGAGAGCTACTGCATGGCAGAGGGGCTGGACTTCAGCAGGCTGGACGGATCCACCAAATCCAAACAGAGAGTCCAGATTGTCAAAGACTTCAACAGCTCCACTCACATCAACCTCTGCCTGGTTTCCACCAT GGCAGGCGGTCTTGGTCTTAATTTTGTAGGTGCCAATGTAGTGGTGCTGTTTGACCCCACCTGGAACCCAGCCAATGACCTACAGGCTATTGACAG GGCGTATCGTATTGGTCAGTGCAGAGATGTGACTGTTCTTCGGCTGATCTCTTTGGGGACTGTAGAAGAGGTTATCTACCTGCGACAAATTTACAAACAG CAATTGCAGTCCTCAGTTGTTGGCAAAGAGAGTGCCCGGCGGTATTTTGAGGCAGTGCAGGGGCATGACGTCCATAAGGGGGAACTGTTTGGGCTCAAAAACCTCTTCAGGCTGCAGACCCAAGGGACATGCCTCACCCGCCAGATTCTAGAG CGAGAAGGACAAGTAGAGGCCGGTGTAATGACAACAAGCACAGACAGAGgcaaagagaaggaggaggagacgaaGGGAGTTGGC GAACCTGGAGGTTCTTCAACTACAATTTGCCCTTTAATAAATGATGAACCAACCAAGGAGAACGGAAGTGCATTGGTAGTTCCCACAGGGGTACTGGACTTTAGCAGTGGGACTGAAGAGGATGAGGACATGGAAGGGCTTAAGAAAAAGGCCTCAAAGACAAGTGCAGAAGATGGCAACAGGAGTGAGAATGCTTCCGATGGCCCTGGTCGAATGAGTCTCCTCCAGCATGGCTTTTCAAGACTCCTTGAAAGGGTCAAACAAAAGCCAGAGTTAGCAGATGGGGACAGCAGTTCAGGTGCTGAAGGGAGCTCTCTTGAAGAAAATGCTGAGGATCAGAAGAGGGAGGATACCTCCAATGGCATCTGCAAGGGCTCCAATACAGGAGATGGTCCTGTCAGTCTTCCTAAACCAGGAGCAACAACCTTTGACACATCCAGCGGTTCAGACAGAAAACCGTTGAAAGAGGGCGATTCTGCTGTGAGAATGAAACAGGGCCTGAACCGGtggataaatgaaaaaaattcaattgATGAAGAGAGCGATGAAAACTCTTCACCAGACAAAAAGAAAGCTAATAACGTCAAAACGACTATTCCAAAAACACACTGCTTTGAAGGTTACTCAGATGAATCTGAAGATTTGGACTTGGAGGCAAAGATGTGCTCCAAGAAAGATGCTTCAAATTCAcatgacagagaaagagaaaagcagagagGAAAGCTGGACCgcagcaaaaagaaacaaagtgcAAGTGTAAGGGACAAGGCAAGACTGAAATACTCAGACAACATAGAAACATTCACATCTTCAGAGGATGAAAATACAActccacagaaagaaaaatccaGAGCTGAACTGCGAAAACACGGACAAAGAGCTGCAACAGAGAGTCGAGAAGGAAAAACTGTTTCATTTACAAACCTGAAAAGTCACCAATCTCCAGTAACCAAAGACAAGCATGTAACCATTGACAGCGTGCTCG GCGGCGTACAGGAGGTGGCGTACACCCACTCTAACCAGCGTGTTGTAGGTGGGAGCAAAGCAGAAGAGCTGATCAGTAGAGCTGCTGTACGAGACGTATTTGAACGCAAAATGTACTCGCAGCTTCCAGCCAACGAGCTTCTAGGCACCCAGGAG AGTCTATCGGAGAGTGTACCAGACAGTCAGCCCTGCCCTGCCACTGTCAGGCAGCAGAAGCCCCATGTGGATCATCCAGTCACCTTTACCACAAAGAGTGTGCACCATACTGGAAACACCACATTCATCATCGGAGAGACTCCCAAAGCCATACGCAGGTAG